One part of the Methylobacterium mesophilicum SR1.6/6 genome encodes these proteins:
- a CDS encoding IS5 family transposase (programmed frameshift): MLSDAQWSELEPLVEACRPKAKTPPPDLQRTLSAILWRHRNGAKWRSIPEDLGPWWRAAQIFIRWSRAGVWERLLGLVQERGVQLGMVFLDGTNIRAHQKAAGAAKKGGSGAERGTREAVGRSRGGYGTKACVIADGRGRAIAFRLAPGQAHELPHAVPLLDRLPGVPKWVVADRGYTSHAFREHIWDMGARPAIPPQRHETPVTCPDWIYNNRNQVERLWARLKEWRAIATRYEKTAASFVGVLSLAAALD, encoded by the exons ATGTTGAGCGACGCGCAATGGTCTGAGCTGGAGCCGCTGGTCGAGGCGTGCCGTCCGAAGGCCAAGACGCCACCGCCGGACCTGCAACGCACGCTCTCGGCCATTCTCTGGCGGCACCGGAACGGGGCGAAATGGCGGTCTATTCCGGAGGATCTGGGCCCTTGGTGGCGGGCCGCACAGATCTTCATCCGCTGGTCCCGTGCTGGCGTCTGGGAACGGCTCCTCGGCCTTGTGCAGGAGCGCGGAGTTCAGCTCGGGATGGTGTTCCTCGATGGCACGAACATACGCGCGCACCAGAAGGCGGCCGGTGCCGCCA AAAAGGGGGGATCTGGGGCCGAGCGAGGCACTCGTGAAGCTGTTGGCCGCTCGCGTGGCGGCTATGGCACCAAGGCTTGCGTGATTGCTGACGGGCGGGGCCGCGCCATCGCCTTCCGGCTGGCACCGGGGCAGGCGCACGAGCTGCCTCATGCGGTTCCATTGCTCGACCGACTGCCAGGCGTGCCCAAGTGGGTCGTCGCAGACCGCGGCTACACCAGTCATGCCTTCCGAGAGCACATCTGGGACATGGGTGCGCGCCCCGCGATCCCGCCGCAGCGCCACGAGACCCCCGTCACCTGCCCGGACTGGATCTACAACAATCGCAATCAGGTCGAGCGCCTTTGGGCGAGGCTCAAGGAATGGCGTGCCATCGCAACCCGCTACGAGAAAACCGCCGCCAGCTTCGTAGGCGTCCTGTCTCTCGCCGCAGCCCTCGACTAG
- a CDS encoding ArsR/SmtB family transcription factor, which produces MAPATASEHLTKLVTGGLLSVSRQGRHRYFRLASVEIARMLEAMMVIANRGEPKEPPRRATPRVDPVLREARTCYDHLAGRLGVGIADAMVSRGLILLGEEAGEVTASGRAWLAEFGVAVEPTGRTRRLLCRPCLDWSERRPHLAGRLGAALCARCEELG; this is translated from the coding sequence GTGGCTCCGGCCACCGCGAGCGAGCACCTGACGAAGCTGGTGACTGGCGGCCTGCTCTCGGTGTCGCGTCAGGGCCGGCACCGGTACTTCCGCCTCGCCTCAGTCGAGATCGCCCGCATGCTGGAGGCGATGATGGTGATCGCGAACCGGGGCGAGCCGAAGGAACCACCGCGGCGCGCGACCCCGCGGGTCGATCCGGTCTTGCGCGAGGCCCGCACCTGCTACGATCACTTAGCCGGGCGGCTCGGCGTCGGGATCGCCGACGCGATGGTCTCCCGGGGACTGATCTTGCTCGGAGAAGAAGCGGGCGAAGTGACCGCGTCGGGCCGCGCATGGCTGGCTGAGTTCGGCGTCGCGGTCGAACCGACTGGGCGAACCCGCCGCTTGCTCTGCCGCCCTTGTCTGGACTGGAGCGAGCGGCGGCCGCACCTCGCGGGCCGGCTCGGAGCCGCCCTTTGCGCTCGTTGCGAAGAGTTGGGCTAG